Below is a genomic region from uncultured Sunxiuqinia sp..
TTATTTGTTGCCACGAAGCGTATTTACTCCGCTCAGGTTTTGAAGCACCCATTGTTATTCGCAAATATTCTCGGAAATATGGAGCAAGTCCACGCTTAAAATCTTCCTTCTGATAGTCTAATCCCAAAGGAAGTGCACTAATGGAGTCATAGGCTTGCTGATCAATATATCCATATTTTTGCATTTGAGCTAATACTGTATTTCGTCGCTTTTTAGTAAGCTCCGGGCGACGCAACGGATTATAAAGTGAAGAGTTTTTCGCCATTCCAACAAACATGGCAGCCTGATGCATTTTCAATGAATCCGGCTCAGTATTGAAATAAATACGCGAAGCAGACTTAATTCCGACAGCAAGGTTTAAAAAATCATACTTATTTAAATACATCGTCAGTATTTCTTCCTTTGTATAGCTTTTCTCCAGCTTAACGGCAATCACCCATTCCTTAAATTTGCGTAGCACCAACTCGAGCTTACTCTCAAATTGCTGGCGAGGAAAAAGCATTTTAGCCAATTGCTGGCTAATTGTACTACCGCCACCAGAGCTGCTATCGCCGGTAATCACGCCTTTCACAACGCGCAACAGCCCCCGCAAGTCAATTCCTGAATGGTTATAATAGCGAACATCTTCGGTCGCAACCAATGCCTCGATTAACTCAGGTGGTAAATTATCATAATTCACATAACTCCGGTTTTCCCTGAAATAACGACCCAACACCTTGTGGTCGCGAGAAATAACATCTGAGGCTAACAAACTCTGAGGATTTTCCAGCTCGCGAAAAGTGGGCATCTCCCCCATTTTGCCCTTTGCAATAAAAAAGAATAGGCCGAAAACCATCAACAGTCCCAAAAAGAATAACGACCAAAATCCGTACGTATATTTTTTAAAATTTTTCTTCTCTTTTTCCATCCGAAAATTGTATAGTGAGTATTGGAGACAAATATAACGAAAGGAATAAGAATATTATTTTTTGTTATTTCAAAACGATGCTGGGAATTTCACTTTACTGCACCAAGTCGTGATCAGCGGAACCCATCCGGACTAAATGTTTCGTGCTGAGAGAAAAGCGGAATAACGGAGTTCATCGTGACTTGAAAGAGTAGATTATTGTGGCTCCCTGTTCAACTCGGATTGGTTCATAATTAACTCGCCGTCGAAAAAATACTACTCGTTCCCTTAAAACTTTAACTCGTCTAATGTGTGAGATGAATTTAGCAATGGCAGATGTATATGCTCACTTTGCGGAGTTACTATCTTTTGACAAATTTTAAAAACAGGATGTACTTCCGAAACAATTTTTACTATAATAAATTGACTACTTTGGTAGTTTTTGATAAACTAGTCATAAATAAAGTGTTATTCACAGGTAAATCGTATTGTAAATAGCACCTTTTGTTACACCTATAGAAAAAATAAGAGGAATAAAAGTTCTATTTTACATACGTTATGGGCAAGCTGAACAGGAAGCCTGCAAATCCAATATCACATATGGTAAACATAGGCTTTACATTGTAAAAATAGTAGAAAGCAGACATGATAATAAGAAATATAAAGACGAAGGATGTAGAGACGGTTGTGGAACTTTGGTATCAAACATCAATAATCGCAGATGATTTCATTCCTGAGAGTTATTGGGGAAAGAATAAAGATGCAATGGCATCAATTTATTTACCAAATTCGGAAACTTATGTTGCAATTGAAGATGAAAAGATTGTTGGTTTTGTTTCAATGGCAGAAAATATTTTAGCTGCAATCTTTGTAGAAAAAAAAATTCAAGGAAAAGGAATTGGTAAAAAACTTTTAAACTTTATTAAAAGGAGAAGAAATAGAATTCAACTTAAAGCTTATAAGAGAAATACAAAAACAGTTGATTTTTACACAAGTCAGGATTTTAAAATTATATCCGAAAATAAGGAAAAAGAGACAGGTGAATATGAATATCTAATGCAATGGATAAAAGAATAAAAAGAGTACAAAATGACTAATAAAAACAATAGTGATTGGTTTACGATTGAGAAAATTGATGACAATACATCTATAATAAGTGAATACAAGCATTGGGAAGAAACACATTGTTATGTGCTAAATGGAACAAAAAAATGTTTACTAATTGATACGGGACTTGGAGTTGAAAATATTTTAGAACAAGTACAAAAACTAACGGATAAACCTGTTACAGTAGTTACAACACACGTACACTTTGACCATTTTGGCGGACATAAATATTTCCCTGACTTTTATGTACACGAAGCAGAAATAGAATGGATAAATGGAGGATTCCCATTGACAATAGAACAGGTTAGAAACTTTTTAATAGAAGAACCATGCGATTTTCCCAAAGATTTTGATGTTAACGATTACGACCTTTTTAAAGGAATTCCGACAAGAGTGCTAAAAGATAACGATACTATTGAATTGGGAGAACGAACAATACAAGTTTTGCACACTCCGGGACATTCTCCAGGACATATGTGCTTTTATGAAAAAGAGAAAGGCTATTTATACACAGGAGACTTGATCTATATGGATGTATTGTTTGCGGATTTTCCATCAACAGACCCAATTGCTTATATGAATTCAATAAAGAAATTATTGCCTTTGACTGTAACGAAAATTTTACCGGCACATCACAGTTTAAATGTCCCGTTGTCGATTATTAAAGATATGAATAAAGCCTTTTCTGAATTGTTCGAGAATCGAAAATTAAAACATGGAAGTGGAACATTTACATATGAGAATTTTGGAATAAGACTCTGAAAATAAGAAAAATGGTTAAATAAAACCCAGCCCATAACATTGTGTAAAATTAAGCGCTGGCGAAGTGCTGTATTTCAGCCTCCTGTCCCGCTTCAGCTTCTTTGTTTATGCGGACTGGAACGATGCTCAAAATCCGCGACTTATCTTACAAGTAACCGTTATGCACAATTAAGATGAAGAAACAAATAACATTTATCACACTGATTTTAATCTTTAAACTTGGGATTTCTCAGGAGTTAAAAAAAGATAATTATGAGACAGTCAAAACATTTGTTGATTTCATTAAGAATAATGAAATCGATAAGATAAAAACTCTGATTACATACCCTTTAAGGAGAGAGTATCCGCTTTCAGATATTGACAATGAGATTGAATTTGAAAAACGATACACGGAAATATTTGATGATAGTTTGAAAAACATGATTATTTCATCAAATATCGACACAGACTGGTCAGCTGTCGGTTGGAGAGGGATAATGTTTAATAATGGTGATTTATGGCTTAATTATGATAGTCGATTATTATCAGTAAACTATCAATCAGGGTTTGAACAGGATAAAAGAATTGAGTTAATTAAAAAGGACAAAACTTATATTCACGAAAGCTTAAAAGATTTTGAAGAACCAATTTTAATAATTGAAACAAAAAAATTCAAAATTAGAATTGATAAACTGTATAATGCTAAATACAGATATGCTTCTTGGTCTATAGATTCTACAATGAGTGAAAAACCCGATTTGATAATCAACGATGGAAATTGGATTTCAGAAGGTAGCGGAGGAAATCATAGATATGAATTTATCAATAGAAATTACAAATATGATTGTATCATTAATATATTAGGAGCAGCTGACACTCCGCCTGCAGAACTTGTGGTTTATCAGGATGATAAAAAAATACTAAATGAACAAGGACAAATAAAAAGAAAATAAAAGTGCATACCAAAGTGTAAATTGCATTGCGGGGTTCGTGGTGTGTCGTACGCAGGATTCTCGCAATATCGTTCCGTCCGTGCCGGACAGGAACGCTATCTGAAATCCGCCCCGACAACATGTACTAACCGTTAGCAAAAATATAAAGAATTCGTCTACACAGAATAAAAACTTGAAATATGATGAAAAAGACATGTTTAATAACTGGAGGAAATTCTGGAATTGGAAAGCAAGCTGCTATTCAATTGGCACAAACTGGATTTCATGTCATAATTGGAGTTAGAAATTTAAAACGTGGAGAGATTGCACTTGCAGAGATTAAAGAGAAATCGGAGCAAAATGACATTGAATTATTACAGATTAACATGTCATTGAAAAAATCAATTTTAGATGCGTCACTTGAATTGAAAAAAAGAACTGATAAGTTGGATGTATTAATTCATAACGCCGCCGACTTTGATATTGCACGAAAGAAACCTGAAAAATCCGTAGATGGAATAGAAACTATTTGGGCGACAAATCAAATTGGACCAGTTTTGCTGACGGGTTCTGTAATGAACTTGATTAGAAAAAGTGAGCAAGGCAGAATTATAACAATTGCTTCCCAAGGGTTAGTGATGCATCCAAAATTGACGGTTGATTTAAAAGACCCTGAATTTGAAAAAAGAAAATTTAGTGTGCCAAATGCTTATTATCAATCGAAACTTGCACAGGTTATGTACACTTATTGGCTATCTGAACAGCTTAAATATACTGGCATAACCGTAAATTGCATTCGAGTAACAAATGTAAAAGTTGATACTAGTCGCTATCCCAATATTTCAGGATTTATGAAATTTCTTTATTCAATGAAAAGCAGATTTTCAATTTCACCTGAAGATATGGCGAAAACCTACACTTATTTGGCATCGTCCCCGGATATAAATACAACGACTGGGAAATACTTTAATGAAAAAAATAAAACAGTTACTTCATCACCATACAGTTTGAAAAAGGAAAATATTGATGCGGTTATGAAATTAACTTTGAAATATATTGAACAAAACAATTTCGCTAACACTTTACATAAGTAATGGCAGGCAATGTAGTAAATATCAAAGTTTATAACTCGCTCAAACTGCGTAGCGGTTTGACAGGAAAGTGCCACGAAATACGCCACTACTCATACAATATAGCGGTGTAGTGCATTAAAAAAGACAATGCAACTGGCTAATTTAAATTCTAACAATAAATTTATTTTAACAAAAGAAGACTAGATCAATTACCTATAAACAAAGGATTTCGCAGATGTGTCATAAAATTGTCATAATGATTTTCATAGAACAACGATTGGTTATACATAGTTTTGGATTAACAAAAAAATATAAACTATGAATGAAAATCAGTTAGCGAAAAAAGTAAAAACACTTAGAAAAAGAAAAGGATATCCCAAGAAGCTCTTGCAGAGATTTCTGGACTCAGTCCTAGGACTGTTCAGAGAATAGAAAATGAAAATAGAAATCCATCAGGTGATTCTTAAAAAAAGACTATCAACAGCGCTTAGAAGTTTCACCGGACTATTTAACGGAATGGGAATCAAATGAGAATTCTAACTTTTTATTAATTTTTGCTTTCTCTCCAATTCTGTGTATAATAAATCCATTTTTAGCAATTTTAGGACCCTTGATATTACGGTCTATAAAGAAAAACCAAATACGCGGTGTTAAAAGATTAGGAGTAAGAATTTTTAAAATTTAAACAATCTGGATAGTGTTGTTTTTCGTCTTCAGAACAATAAGTTTTCTTAGATTAAAATACATTATCCAAAACACACAAACTTTTATTGGTAACGAATGGGATTCTTTTATGTACGATATTGAAAATCAATCTTATTTGAAAACATTTTTATTATTAACAACACCTTTTTCATCTTATCTATTACCTACAAAACGTACATAAACAACCAATCTAACAAATCAAAATTGACTATAAATCGACTTATCATGAAGAATTATTTATTCCTATCCATTTTTCTCTTCATTACTGCTTATAGTCAAAAACATAAACAAACTCACAACAGTATATTGAATCTTTCAAATATTACATAATTAATTACCAAGCTATATATGATGCGTTTCAGGATTCCGTAAAAAGTTTGCTAACCAACGATTCATATATTTCTATTATTGGAGATTCAACATTTAATATTACAAATGATTTGGGAGAATTTCTTTTTAATGGAAAAAACTTCGGATATAAGATAATCAATGACTCTCTAATTCTCTCCAATGATAAACAGAGATTGTCATATAAGATATTAGAGCTTAATCCAAATTCATTCAAGTTAGAGGTTGATAACAAATATTTTGACAGAATTGACTTGATTAAACCCAGAGACAAAAGCCGAAGAGTTGAACAGACAGTAAAAATTGAATATTAAAAACAGGCTTTTAGCCCAGAGAACTGATCGTATTGCAGTAGTAAAAAAGTGGTGATAATCTATGCAGACGAGCTCTGATGGCTTATTTTGTATCACAAGCCTACTCCACTCTTTCGTTCTTTCTGGTTATTGATAAAAGATAAGAAAATGTAAACTTGGGAATTGCATATGGCAGACGGGGATCATAGCGGTCTGACATGTCAGGCCTTGCGCCTACTTTCTTGCGGGTCAGACAGGATTTCCGTTGAAAATCCTGTCTGACCATATACAACAAGTGACCGTTATTCCGTCCCTTCTTCATGCTTCGGCATCGAAAACGAACCATCGGGTGTATTTACCATCCAGTTGGAGAAGTCGTGTAAAAACAGCCAAAAGGCCTTCACCAAATGTTCGGGAGCATCGAGATTCAGCAATACTTCGCGGTAGCATTCGAGCCAAACAATACGGGCATCGGGCGTAATTTTAAAGGGCAAATGCCTGCGCACTAAAACAGGTTTTCCGCGGTGCTGATTAAAGTAGTCGGGGCCACCCAGCCGTTGAATGAAAAAGTCGGCCGATCGTTCTTTGGCAGCATCCAGCCCAACCGGGTTCGATGGAAACAGGTGCCTAAAAGAACTTTGAGCCAGCAGGTCGTAATGGTCGCTCACCATTTGGCGCACACCTTCCTCTTTCAAGTATTTGTATAATTCCTGATCGGGCATATATTTGTTAGGTCTGGCACCAAAAGCCATCTTTTCAATCTTCAGTTCCATGGGTTTATTTTAATCATTACTCGTATTTACCAATAACCGACAATTTGCCCGAATGTTTAGGAGCTGGGGGAGTGATCGGCCTTTTTTTCGAGCCAAAAACAAGGCCCGAAGAAAATTCTCCGGGCCTGAGTTATAGCTATGTTGTTTGTTTCAATTTTGAGAACTACTCGCCGCGAACAGCTGCAATTCCGGGAAGAACCTTTCCTTCAAGGTATTCCAACAAGGCTCCACCGGCAGTAGAGATGTATGAAACACCATCAGCAATACCGAATTTGTTAACTGCTGCAACCGAGTCCCCACCACCTACAAGAGAGAAAGCGCCTTTTTTAGTTGCTTCAACAACAGCATCACCAATTACTTTAGTTCCTTCGGCAAATTTTTCCATTTCGAAAACACCAGCAGGACCGTTCCAAAGTACGGTTTTTGAATTGCCAATTACTTCGTTGAAAGTAGCAATGGTGTCAGGACCTACGTCCAATCCCATCCAACCGTCTTTAATTTCACCGGCAGGGCAAATTTCAGTATTGGCATCCGCAGCAAATTTATCAGCAGCAACACAGTCTGAAGCAATTACCAGGTTCACACCTTTCTCTTTCGCTTGCTTAATAATACTTTTTGCTAATTCTAAATAATCATCTTCGCAAAGTGATGAGCCGATGTTTCCACCCATTGCTTTTACGAACGTAAAGATCATTCCACCACCGATAATCAGGTTGTCTACGGTATTCAACATGTTTTCGATGATTGTAATTTTAGTTGAAACTTTTGCCCCACCCATTATGGCAGTCATCGGACGTTGAGGATCTGCAACTACTTTATCCAAGCTAGCAACTTCGCTGTCAACCAGATATCCAAATAGTTTGTCATTTGGGAAAAACTTAGCAATTACAGCAGTCGATGCGTGAGCCCGGTGTGCAGTACCAAAAGCTTCCATAATCCAGCAGTCGCCATTTTCAGCTAATTTTTTTGCAAATTCTTCGTCACCGGCAGTTTCTTCTTTGTGGAAACGAAGGTTTTCCAGAATCAATACTTCGCCTGGTTCTAAATCAGCGGCCATTGCTTTCGCTTCGTCGCCAATGCAATCAGGAGCGATTTTTACAGTAGCGCCACCCAATAACTCTGATAGATGATTCACCAAGTGTTTTAGTGAAAATTTATCTTCGGGTCCGTTTTTTGGACGACCAAGGTGAGACATGATAATAGGAGAACCACCTTTTTCAATCACTTTTTTGATTGTTGGCAAGGCAGCACGCATACGGTTATCGTCGGTGATTTCGAATTTTTCGTTTAATGGAACGTTGAAATCCACACGAATTAGTGCTTTTTTCCCTGCGAAATCATAGGTTTCAATAGTCTGCATAATTGTTTTTTTTAGTTTCTTAAAAAATCGTTCCAAATATAACGAAAAAGGAAGCTTTTTGAGTATGGTCTATTCGCTTAATAAAGAAATATTAATGCAGAGGTAAACTTGAGTTTTTTGATTTAGTACCTGGACACTTTTTCACAAACTTCACCGGAAAAAGATGTAAACGAAGTAGGTTTTATTATTTTTGTTTTCAACTAAAGTTAGCCTATGTTTTTTCGCAACGTAATTGGGCAAGAAGCCACAAAAAAAAGATTAATTCAGTCGGTGAATGAAGAGCGTATTAGTCATGCGCAATTGTTTGCAGGACCAGAGGGATCGGGCAAATTGGCTCTGGCTTTGGCGTATGCGCAATATGTTTCGTGTTTAAACAAACAAGATGGAGACTCGTGTGGTGAGTGTTCATCGTGTAGAAAATACGGTAAGTTAATTCACCCCGATTTGCATTTTGTTTTTCCGGTAGTTAAAACGCCAAAGTTTAAAGATCCGGTAAGCGATAACTTTATTGGAGAATGGCGAAAGCTTGTATTGGAAAATGCTTATTTCAACCTCGAAGACTGGTTCAATTTTGTTGGAGTGGAAAATGCTCAAGGCTTAATTTACTCACACGAAAGTGAGGAGATTATTCGCAAGCTCAACCTGAAATCATTCGAAGCAGAGTACAAAGTGATGATTATTTGGATGCCCGAAAAGATGCATGTTTCTTGCTCTAACAAGTTGCTGAAAATGATTGAGGAGCCTCCGGTGAAAACCCTGTTTTTGCTGGTCACCGAAAATGAAGAGGAATTGATTACCACAATTCGCTCACGTTGCCAGCTGATTAAAATTCCGGGAATTCAGCCCGAGCCCATGAAAACTGCTATTGAAAAGTTGGAAGGAGCTGCCGGTAAAGATATCGATAACTTGGCTCACTTGAGCCGAGGAAATTACAGACAGGCTTTAAATCTGTTGAAACTGAATGAAAGTACTCGCTACAATTTGGAGCGATTTAAAGAGCTGATGCGCTTTTCATATGGACGCAAATTCATGGATTTGTTTCAATGGATTAACGAAGTTTCGAATATGGGGCGCGAGCGACAAAAAATATTTTTACAATACAGCATGGGCTTAATTCGTGAGAACTTCATTTATAATCTGAAAAATCCAGCTCTGACCTATATGCATGAAGAAGAGCAGGCTTTCTCGTCGCGTTTCTCGCCGTTCATCAACGAACGAAATATTGTGCCTATAAGTGAAGAGCTGGAGAAAGCTTTTCAGCATATTTCAATGAATGGAAATCCTCGAATTATTTTTACCGATATGTCGTTGAAAATTGTGAAGTTGATTCGTAAATAGTTCGTACCCGATAGATTAATTGGGATTTTCTTTGGGCAGCACAGGAATTTTGAAATAGAACGTAGTTCCGACTAGTTCCTCTGATTCAAACCAGATTTCGCCATTCAGCAGATTCATAATGCCTTTTATGATACTAAGCCCAAGTCCTGTTCCCGGCTTAATACTTTTTGATTCCACCTGGGTAAAGCGGTTAAAAATTGTATCCTTAAATTTCTTAGGAATTCCAATCCCTGTATCTTTTACAAAAAAGGTAATGTCGTTTTCAACCAATGAGCAAACACCAAAGGTGATGGAACCTTCATTGGTGTTTTTTATAGAGTTGGTCAGCAGATTATCAAAAACTTGTTTTAACCGTACCGGATCGGTAAACAGAATTAAGGGTTTCTGGATTATCCGGTGTTCTGTAGCCAGTTTAATATTAGGTTTTGAGTTGAATAAAGGACTCTGACGGTGGTAGTCATAGATAT
It encodes:
- a CDS encoding N-acetyltransferase; this encodes MIIRNIKTKDVETVVELWYQTSIIADDFIPESYWGKNKDAMASIYLPNSETYVAIEDEKIVGFVSMAENILAAIFVEKKIQGKGIGKKLLNFIKRRRNRIQLKAYKRNTKTVDFYTSQDFKIISENKEKETGEYEYLMQWIKE
- a CDS encoding phosphoglycerate kinase — translated: MQTIETYDFAGKKALIRVDFNVPLNEKFEITDDNRMRAALPTIKKVIEKGGSPIIMSHLGRPKNGPEDKFSLKHLVNHLSELLGGATVKIAPDCIGDEAKAMAADLEPGEVLILENLRFHKEETAGDEEFAKKLAENGDCWIMEAFGTAHRAHASTAVIAKFFPNDKLFGYLVDSEVASLDKVVADPQRPMTAIMGGAKVSTKITIIENMLNTVDNLIIGGGMIFTFVKAMGGNIGSSLCEDDYLELAKSIIKQAKEKGVNLVIASDCVAADKFAADANTEICPAGEIKDGWMGLDVGPDTIATFNEVIGNSKTVLWNGPAGVFEMEKFAEGTKVIGDAVVEATKKGAFSLVGGGDSVAAVNKFGIADGVSYISTAGGALLEYLEGKVLPGIAAVRGE
- a CDS encoding DNA polymerase III subunit delta, translated to MFFRNVIGQEATKKRLIQSVNEERISHAQLFAGPEGSGKLALALAYAQYVSCLNKQDGDSCGECSSCRKYGKLIHPDLHFVFPVVKTPKFKDPVSDNFIGEWRKLVLENAYFNLEDWFNFVGVENAQGLIYSHESEEIIRKLNLKSFEAEYKVMIIWMPEKMHVSCSNKLLKMIEEPPVKTLFLLVTENEEELITTIRSRCQLIKIPGIQPEPMKTAIEKLEGAAGKDIDNLAHLSRGNYRQALNLLKLNESTRYNLERFKELMRFSYGRKFMDLFQWINEVSNMGRERQKIFLQYSMGLIRENFIYNLKNPALTYMHEEEQAFSSRFSPFINERNIVPISEELEKAFQHISMNGNPRIIFTDMSLKIVKLIRK
- a CDS encoding MBL fold metallo-hydrolase encodes the protein MTNKNNSDWFTIEKIDDNTSIISEYKHWEETHCYVLNGTKKCLLIDTGLGVENILEQVQKLTDKPVTVVTTHVHFDHFGGHKYFPDFYVHEAEIEWINGGFPLTIEQVRNFLIEEPCDFPKDFDVNDYDLFKGIPTRVLKDNDTIELGERTIQVLHTPGHSPGHMCFYEKEKGYLYTGDLIYMDVLFADFPSTDPIAYMNSIKKLLPLTVTKILPAHHSLNVPLSIIKDMNKAFSELFENRKLKHGSGTFTYENFGIRL
- a CDS encoding SDR family NAD(P)-dependent oxidoreductase; the protein is MMKKTCLITGGNSGIGKQAAIQLAQTGFHVIIGVRNLKRGEIALAEIKEKSEQNDIELLQINMSLKKSILDASLELKKRTDKLDVLIHNAADFDIARKKPEKSVDGIETIWATNQIGPVLLTGSVMNLIRKSEQGRIITIASQGLVMHPKLTVDLKDPEFEKRKFSVPNAYYQSKLAQVMYTYWLSEQLKYTGITVNCIRVTNVKVDTSRYPNISGFMKFLYSMKSRFSISPEDMAKTYTYLASSPDINTTTGKYFNEKNKTVTSSPYSLKKENIDAVMKLTLKYIEQNNFANTLHK